The following proteins are encoded in a genomic region of Acidobacteriota bacterium:
- a CDS encoding Rrf2 family transcriptional regulator — MLKLSKITDYGLLVAVYLARQEGKTSSAREIAEFYSLPVPMISKVLKILHDSGIVDSKRGARGGYLFEGEPGSVSLRGLVEALEGPSDLVDCNTFDEEGHAICTIRSNCPSRAFMSGINRAIKTAFDEVTLQDLLDGVDQKTWEETGAKIAGSLRHSESLETA; from the coding sequence ATGCTCAAGCTCTCCAAAATCACGGACTACGGGTTGCTCGTTGCCGTCTACCTCGCCCGGCAGGAAGGAAAGACCTCCTCGGCGCGTGAGATTGCAGAATTCTATTCTCTTCCAGTCCCGATGATTTCGAAAGTGCTCAAGATTCTGCATGACAGCGGGATCGTCGATTCGAAGAGGGGGGCGAGGGGAGGCTATCTGTTCGAGGGCGAGCCGGGGAGTGTGTCGCTCAGAGGGCTTGTCGAAGCTCTCGAGGGTCCGTCCGATCTCGTCGATTGCAATACGTTCGACGAAGAGGGCCATGCGATCTGCACCATTCGGTCGAACTGCCCCTCGCGGGCGTTCATGAGCGGGATCAACCGGGCGATCAAGACCGCTTTCGACGAGGTGACGCTCCAGGACCTTCTCGACGGAGTGGATCAGAAAACCTGGGAGGAGACGGGGGCGAAGATCGCCGGTTCGCTCCGGCACTCCGAGTCACTGGAAACCGCCTGA